Genomic window (Aurantimicrobium sp. INA4):
CCGTCTTGGTAACCGCGAGACGCCGATTGTGCTGTCAGTTTTGGTCCTTGAAGACCTCGCGATGGCTTTCTATCTGCCAATTTTGTCTGCGGTTGTAGTCGGGGCAAGTTTGGCCCAAGGTGCAATTACTGTGGCAATTGCCGTCGGTTCTGTCTCTGTTGTGTTGTTTCTTGCAGTTCGCCAAGGGAAAAAGCTCTCGCGCATTTTTTCTGCTGAACAACCAGAATCACTTTTGCTAGGTGTACTGGGTCTCACTATGTTGGTGGCCGGACTTGCTGCCACCGTTCAAGTCTCCGCAGCAGTTGGAGCATTCCTGGTGGGAATCGCTCTCTCGGGTCAGGTTGCACACAATGCAGAAAAACTTCTAGCTCCACTGCGTGACCTGTTTGCCGCTATCTTCTTTGTCTTTTTTGGGCTGACCACAAATCCTGCAGACATCCCACAAGTCTTCATTCCAGCTTTAATCCTGGCAATCATCACAATGTCCACCAAGGTTGCTACCGGTTACCTTGCGGCAAAGAGCGCTGGAATTGGCCGCCCAGGTCGCTGGCGTACCGGGGTTGCACTCATGCCGCGTGGAGAATTCACCGTAATCATTGCTGGACTTGCTGTTTCTGCAGGAATACAGCCGTTGATTGCCCCTATGGCAGCTACCTACATGCTCATTACTGTGATCTCTGGTCCAGTGCTTGCCCGCATCACAGATACAGCCTGGTTCAAGCAGCGCATGAAGAATGCCGCTAAGCGCGAGGGTGCGCTTGCTGGTAGCTCGAAGTCAGTCGCTCCATAGATACATGGGTATATATCTGGGTTGTTCCCATACTTGCGTGCCCCAACATCTCCTGAACAATTCTTAAATCTGCCCCACCATCTAACAGATGAGTCGCTGCTGTATGTCGAAGGGCATGGGGGCCGGCAGGTCCTGAACCACCCAGAGGCTCAAGTAATGATGCGACGAGCCCATAGACAGCTCGTGTGCTCAGTCGACCACCCCGTGCCCCAACAAAAAAAGCTGAGGTTGCTGGTTTGCCTTCCAGCAGGACTGTGCGTGCGCGAACAAGATAGTCCGACAAAGCAGTAGCAGCAGGGTTGCCAAACGGAACTACCCGCTCCTTTGAACCTTTTCCCAGAACTCGAACTGTCAGTCGATCTAAATCAACATCACCCAGATTCAATCCGACCAGTTCTGAAACACGAAGACCTGAGGCATACAAAAGTTCAACTATGGCCAGATCACGCAGTGCTGCCGGCTCACCTTCAGCAGCATTGCTGGTGAGGAAATCAAATACGTCTTGCAACTGAGGTTGTGAAATAACGCGAGGAAGAGACTGGTCAGCTTTTGGAGATTTTAAGCGTGAACCTGGATCTGTTTCCAGAAAACCTTGTCGTCTGAGCCACTGGGTGAAACTTCGAGCACTTGCTGTGCGCCTGGCCAGGGTGGTCTTCGACAACCCAGCCTGAGCAGACTCATAGAGCCAATCTCTCAAGAAATCGAGAGTGACATCGGAGACAGCTTCACGATTTTTTCGTTCGGCAAATGAACTGAGGTCTTTCAAGTCTGAGTAATACGCCTTGATGGTGTGCTCCGAATAGCCGCGTTCAGCACTGAGGTACTGCATGAAGCCATCCAGTGCACTGTCGATACGCATAGCTCAAGAATGCCTCATTCAACGTCTTCGTGCTCGTCAGCTGGCGGAGTGTGACCTGGAAGTAGTTCACACATCTCAGCTGCGGTTGTCACGCAGATTGCGTCGTATTCACGTAGCAGGCGATGACACCCAGCAGATGAGGCACTTGTGATTGGTCCAGGAACGACACCTAAAGGCCTGCCGAGCGATGCTGCATGGTTTGCCGTGTTCAACGAGCCAGAACGCCATCCCGCCTCCATTACAACTGTGGCTTGTGTCGAAGCAGCAATAAGCCGGTTTCGCAACAGGAAGCGCCACTTGGTTGGCGAGTACCCACAGGGAGACTCTGCAAGAACCAGACCACTTTCCATGATTCTGCCCAAAAGTGCATCATGTCCGCTGGGATAGAACCGATCAACACCCCCGGCAAGAAAGGCCATCGTGGTTCCTCCCACTGCCAAGGCAGAACGATGCGCCATTCCGTCAATGCCATAGGCGGCGCCAGAAACTATCGCTATGTCCTGTTGCGCAATAGCGGCCACCGTTTCCATCGTGACATGCTCGCCATATCCTGTTGATGCCCGCGCGCCAACAACCCCAAGCGATCGAGTGAATTTACTCACGGCATCACGATTCCCACGTGCCCACAACCCTAGGGGTGCGTGCGCCGCCAAATCATCAAGACCACGTGGCCAATCCTCATCTTCTGGGGTGAGGAGAAACGCCCCTAAATGTGCCGCATGTACAACTGCATTAAGTGCATCCCTCGAGCTCAGTCGGGGTATCCACCGCTGTACACCTTCGGCGATGTCTTCGACGAGGTCCGGGAACTCTTGCTGGATCTCGATTCGAGATTGAACGATTCGAGCAATCTCATGGGCTGTGAGGCGTTGAATGAGGAGTTCAATTGAGTCGTGCGCTCCCACAGCACTAACTAGCAGGCCGGCAACTCTGTCGCCTGCTTCTGCAAGGGTGCCCCACACTGCTCGAGAAAAAGATGTGGCTATTTCACTACTGTTTGAATCCTGCTGTCGAACAGGTTTCATGTACTCGGTAACAGCAGATTCATGTAGTCCGCAGATTGTTGTCATGATGACCTCCGCAAAGAATCAACCATGCAGACAGCATGACAAAGAGAACTACATTGTCACCTGTTGACGAAACTGGTCTGTCTGATGTTGTTGAGAACTATTCGTCGAGTGCGAGTTCTTTAGGGAGCTCAAACTCTTTAGAAGAGAGTTCTTCCACGTTGACATCCTTGAATGTCAGCACTCGAACGCTCTTGACGAAGCGATCTGCACGGTAGACGTCCCACACCCACACGTCAGTCATGGTGAGCTCGAAATAGAAGTCGTGTTCTGCATCAATGCGCTTTACATCAACTTCGTTGGCTAGATAAAAGCGGCGTTCTGTCTCGATGACGTAGGAGAACTGCCCAACAACATCCCGATATTCGCGATAGAGCGCCAGCTCGGCCTCGCGGTCGTAGTCATCGAAGTCTTCTTCATCCATGGTGAATCAATCCTATGATGTTTTACTTCACCCAACTTGCGCGGTGATATGGGGTCAGACCTCTCGTTTTGATAGCTTGCATGTGCAGTGCAGCACCGTAGCCTTTATTGGACGCCCAGCCATACTCAGGATGTTCACGATCCAGAGAAAGCATCAATTCGTCACGAGTCACTTTGGCAACAATTGACGCAGCAGAAACAACAGCACAGTCTTGATCTGCTTTCACCCGCGTGACAACAGAAAGTTTGCTGCTTAACGCGGGGTTGAGCCAATCATGCGATCCATCCAACAAGACGGTGGCCTCTCCCACAGAAACACCACCATGGTGAAGCAACGCCAGTGCACGTTTTGCCGCCAGTCCCAAACACGCGGTGATGCCCATCTCATCGATCTCAAGCGCAGATGCTTCGCCGACGGCAGTGGGTGCCCAGGCCTGAACTTGAGGAAAGAGTGCAGTGCGCTTCTTTTCTGAAACGAGTTTTGAGTCGCGCAATCCAGTGGGAAACTCTGTGACCGAAGGGCTAATGGCACAAACCCCCACCATGACTGGTCCTGCCATTGCGCCACGGCCGACCTCATCGATCCCGATAATCAGCTTGGCGCCAGAGGCAAACATTTCTGTCTCGACCTGGAGAGATGGTTCAGCTGGCATCTGACCTACTGCGCTGCTGGAGCCGGTGGAACATCGGCAAAGACTTCAGGATAGTTCGACAACCACTCCCAGCGGCTCATGGGCCAGCTCAGCACAAAAGCTCGACCAACAACGTGATCCAACCCTACGAAACCTTTGCTGGGGGTTTCCGTGTTGTATCGAGAGTCTTTTGAGTTGTAGCGGTTATCCCCCATAACGAACAATGAATTGGCGGGAACAGTTACATTGAAATCGATAGCCGAAGCACGTGTTTCACCCGGTGGGAGGGTGATGTAAGGCTCAGAGATGGGGACACCATTGACAATGATCTGTCCCTCAGCAGAACAGCACTGCACCGTATCTCCAGGCATACCAATAACGCGTTTGATCAAGTGATCATTACTATCTGGCGAAGCGAGACCGAAAAGTGAGAGCACCCACTCCACGCCTGCCTGAGTTGGGCTGACCTCAACAGGCGGCCTTGCTGGTAGCCAGCCTCCTGGGTCTTTGAATACGACAATGTCACCGTGTTCAACACTGACAACCTGGGGAACAAGCTCGTTAACAATGACTCTGTCGTCAATCATGAGCGTTTGTTCCATCGAAGCCGAGGGAATAAAGAATGACCTGATGAGGAAAGTTTTCACCACAAAGGAAACAACAATGGCGATTCCGAAGATTACCAAGACATCGCGGAGAAAAAACAACACAGAACGCCACGGATGGCGTGTTTGTGTTGTTGTGTCAGTCATGTGGTTACTACTCCCCTGCAGCTCAAGTCTAGGTTGCCGATTCCGTCAAAAGCCTGTGTGGAGTTGGTGAAACTCCGAAATAGGGCAAAAAGATAACCCCCACACTGTGGGGGTTATCTTGATGAAGATCTTAAAAGTCGCGCTTCTCTTTGATTTTCGCCTTCTTACCGCGCAGGTTACGCAGGTAGTACAGCTTTGCACGACGCACGTCACCGCGAGATACGACCTCAATGTGGTCAATAACTGGGGAGTGCACTGGGAACTTACGCTCCACACCAACCTGGAAAGAAACCTTACGAACGGTGAAAGTTTCGCGAACGCCCTCACCGGAACGACCGATAACAACACCCTGGAATACCTGGATACGAGAGCGGTTACCTTCGATGATGTTTACGTGAACCTTTACGGTGTCACCGGCGCGGAACTCTGGAATGTCGCTACGCAGCGATGGTGCGTCTACAGCGTCAAGAATGTGCATGATGTATCTCAATCTGTACAAGCCACAGGTCTCATACGTGAATGATGAAAAGAGAGTGTGCTGTGATGAAAGTTTCAGTGCCCCCTGTGGCAGGGTGAAACAAACGGCACAAGTGACAATTCTGCCAGAAATTTACTCAGGAAGTAAATCGGGCCGCATCCGCTTGGTGCGTTCTAGCTGTTGTTCGTGTCGCCATGCAGCGATTGCCGCATGGTTTCCCGACAGTAATACTTCTGGTACTTCGAGATCTCGCCAGACTGCAGGCTTGGTGTAGCTGGGATATTCCAGCAAACCGTCCTCGTGGCTTTCTTCAACGAGAGAGTCAGGATTGCCCACCATACCTGGGATAAGCCGCCCTATAGCCTCAATCATGGCTAGAGAAGCCACTTCTCCGCCGTTGAGAACATAGTCTCCCAAAGAGATGGGGCGTACTGTCATTCGTGTAGCAAAGTGGTCACTCACACGCTGGTCGATACCTTCATATCGTCCACAGGCAAAGATGAGTTGTTCCTCGTGCGAGAGTTCCTTGGCCACGGCTTGCGTGAAGGGCTCCCCAGCAGGTGAAGGAACAATCAAAATAGGACGCTGCGAGCTTTCTGAATCAGCCAGGATGGCATCGAGGGTGTCCCCCCAAGGCTCTGGCTTCATCACCATGCCAGCGCCACCGCCATATGGAGTGTCATCGACTGTTCGATGTTTATCCGTGGTCACATCACGCAGATCATGCACATGCGTCTGGATGAGGCCTGACTGACGAGCTTTACCTAGGAGCGACACATCCAAGGTTGCAAAGAACTCAGGGAAAATCGTGACGATATCGATGCGCATTAGGCCTCGCTAGAGCCCTCAGTGAGTTCGTCATCCTCATCTTCAGGAAGCTCTTCGAACAAGCCTCCTGGTGGGGTGAGTGTCACGATCCCCTTATCAATATCCACTTCAGGAACAATTGCCTTCACAAATGGAACCATCACTTCACCCTGAGCAGTTTTGACCACGAGGAGGTCTTGCGCGGGAAGGTGGTTAACACGTGCAATCGTGCCTACTTCAACACCATCACGGACAGCCTTCAAACCAGTGAGCTGGTGGTCATACCAGGCCTCTGGTTCTTCAGGAAGAACAGAAGTGTCATGGTCCACCCACAAGATTGCTTTAATCAGCGACTCAGCAGCCGTGCGATCGGGCACATCTTTGAAAAAAGCTACGGGGTGTGAGTTATACCAGCGCAGTTCAACGAGCTCAATACTTTTACCGTGCCAAGGTGACTCTTCAGGAACCTGAAGTGAGAAAACTGCTCCGGGAACAAAGCGCTTCTCAGGTTCGTCAGTGTAGAGCTCAACTTTGATTGCGCCTTTGAGGCCGTGAGCCTTTGTCAGACGCCCGACGCGAAGTTGGGTCTGCCTGGATTCAGCGGTCACGTTAGGCGTCGGTGTCGACGACGTCGACACGAACCTTGCGACCATCAGCTAAGGCGTTCACAACAGTGCGAAGGGCCTTAGCAGTGCGGCCAGAACGGCCGATAACGCGGCCAAGGTCCTCGGGGTTCACATGAACCTCGAGGACCTCACCACGATTGTTTGAACGCACAGCAACCTCAACGTCATCAGGGTGTTCAACGATTCCCTTGACGAGGTGCTTGACTGCTGATGCGAGCATGTTTGTTAGGCCTGTTCCTCGCCAGCTGCTTCTTCAGCAGCCTCAACGATTTCCTCAGCCTCGGCAACAACCTCTGCTGCTGCCTCTTCGACAACAGCCTCAGCTACAGCCTCTTCGACGATTGCTTCTGCAACTGCCTCTACTACTGCTTCCTCAGCGGCGGCCTCTACGACGGCTTCTTCAGCAGCTTCGACAGCTGCCTCTTCCTTCTTAGGTGCCTTTTCAGTCTTAGGAACGAGAACTGGCTTCTTCTTGGTATCGACAACGAATGCAGCCTTAGGCTCTGCAACCTTGATGGTGCTCTTTGCATTCTTGTCGCCCTTGAAGATTCCCCAGTCACCGGAGAGCTTCAGAAGTGCTTCAACCTGCTCGGTTGGCTGTGCGCCAACGGAGAGCCAGTACTGAGCACGCTCTGAGTTAACTTCGATGAAAGAAGGGTTCTCAGTTGGGTGGTACTTACCGATCTCCTCGATAACACGACCGTCACGCTTGGTGCGTGAGTCTGCTACGACGATGCGGTAGTAAGGCGCACGGATTTTTCCGAGGCGCTTCAAACGGATTTTGACAGCCACAATTCTCCTGTGAGTGATGTGTAGTGGATGAACTGACGACCGTGAGCGTGGGGGCACACTCGGTACAAGCTCTAGGGATTCAAGACATATCTGATTAGAGGGTCGGATATGAATCAAACTCGACTTCCTATTCTGGCAGGTTTGTCCAGGTTTTGGCTAATCGAGAAACTTATCTTTCTTGCTTTTTCGCACTGATCACTCCGGTGTCAAAACCGAGTAGGTGCAATCCGCCGTGGAATCGGGCGTGCTCCACCTTGATACAGCGGTCCATCACAACAGTGAGGCCCTTTTCTTCGCCGTAGCGAGCTGCTTCTTCGTTGTAAATTCCCAGCTGAACCCAGATGGTCTTGGCACCTATAGCCACAACATCATCGATGACAGAGGGGATATCACTACCCTTGCGGAATACGTCCACAATGTCAGGAACTTCAGGCAAGGAAGCTAGGTCTGGATAAACCTTTTGGCCAAGAATTTCATCAGCATTGGGATTCACGAAATACACCCGGAAATTGCTTGACGAGAGCAAATACGTGCCAACAAAGTAGCTTGAACGAGCTGGATTAGGAGATGCACCAACAATCGCAACAGATTGAGCATTATTGAGGATGCGTTGGCGCGCTTTAGCATCCGGACCAACCCAGGTGCGCTGGGACTTCAGCAACTTAGCTAGTGGTGAATTGGCAGGCAGTTCACAACTGAGACCGTTCGCGAGCTGCGCATTGATAACTTCAGTCATTACTTCCCCTCCACAGCCTTGGTCAGCGCCTGATCGAGGTCATAAATGATGTCATCGACATCTTCAATACCAACAGACAAACGGACAATACCGGGAAGAACACCGGCATCGAGAAGCTGCTGGTCAGTCAATTGTGCGTGGGTTGTCGAAGCCGGGTGAATTACCAAAGTCTTCGCATCACCGATATTGGCAACATGGCTGGCAAGTTCAACAGATTCGATGAACTTTCTGCCTACTTCACGCCCACCCTTGACTGAGAAACTAAAGACGGATCCAGGCCCTTGAGGCAAATACTTCAGTCCACGCTCATAGTGAGGGTGGCTGGGAAGGCCTGCCCAGTTCACAAACTCGATTCTGGAATCTTGAGCCAACCAGTTAGCAACAATACGAGCATTGTCGATGTGTGCCTGCATTCGATAGGGCAGCGTTTCGACACCCTGCGCAAGTAGGAAGGCAGACTGCGCAGAGAGCACAGGCCCGATATCTCTGAGCTGTTCTGCTCTGAGTCGAGTCAAGAAGGCATATTCGCCAAAGTTGCCACCCCAGGTTAATCCACCATAGGAGGGCACAGGCTCGTCAAAGAGGGGGAATTTGTCGGTGTTCCAATCAAATCGACCTGATTCCACGACAACACCACCCAGTGTTGTGCCGTGTCCGCCGAGGAATTTAGTCGCAGAGTGGATGACCACATCAGCACCCCATTCGATCGGGCGACACAGATAGGGGGTAGCAATGGTGGAGTCGATAATCAAAGGAATCCCGTGAGCGTGAGCGACATCGGCAAGACCTTCAATATCAGCGACTTCACCCGAGGGGTTTGCCACCGTCTCGGCATAGATCAGCTTCGTGTTCTCGGTAATTGCTGCTGCGTAGTCTTCAGGGTTAGCTGACTGCACAAAAGTAGTTTCCACACCGAAACGACGCAGGGTGATATCAAGTTGTGTAATCGATCCGCCATAAAGGTTGGCGGATGAAACGATGTGATCTCCCTGTCCAACTAAGGAAGCAAAGGTGATGTACTGCGCCGAGAGCCCACTGGCAGTCGCGACAGCGCCAAGTCCACCCTCCAGGCTGGCAACGCGTTCTTCAAAGGATGCAACCGTTGGATTGGAGACGCGGGAGTAGATGTTCCCGTATTTTTGCAATGCAAAACGCGCAGCAGCATCAGAGGTGTCATCAAAAACGAATGCGCTGGTCTGATAAATCGGAAGAGCCCTGGCACCAGTAGTTGAGTCGGGGATATTACCTGCGTGGATGGAGCGGGTTTTGAACCCGTATTCGCGATCTGCCATAGCTCCAAGGTTATGGAAGTCACAGAGTTGGCGCACACCAGTGATGTCATACTGCGTCACACGAAAAAGTGACAGCGTTCTACCTCCGGCAGAATGTTGCTATGGAACAAACTCGCTACCAAGTTCGCTTTGACTGGGCCACCACCGGTGCCCATGCCATTGGCACCGATGCAGATGTCATCGTCTGGGTCGATGCCATTACAGAACCTGGAAGCGACGCCGATCTGAACTCTCTCCCCCAAGGGCCCACTGTTGTTTTCACAGATCTCACATCGGCACACGCCGTCGCACAGTGGGTTATTGAACTGCAGGTCAAACTAGCTAAACGCATCTTGATTGCGGTCGTTGCTGCAGGCTCTACTCGTGATGGCCAGCTACGGGTGACGACAGAGGATCTCCTGGCCGCAGGTGCTGTAATCGACCAACTTGCTGCGCTGGGCTTAGATGCAACATCCCCGGAAGCTGCCGCTGCTGAGGCGGCCTATCGCGGCCTTTCCCGAGCTACCTCACACCTTCTCACTGCTGTCACCACAACAGCAACAACCGAACCTCAGCCTGAGCAGTTGAAAGTAAACACTGCCCTCACAGCAGCTGACGTGCGAGTAATCCGCGCGTAAGGTCTAGTTATCCTTGGCCTCGAAGTTCAATGAAATCGAGTTCATGCAGTAGCGGTCACCAGTAGGTGTTCCAAAGCCATCGGGGAAGACGTGACCAAGGTGTGAGCCACACTTGGCACACAACACTTCGGTGCGCTCGATACCCAGAGAGTGATCTGGGCGCAGCTCAACTGCGTCCGGGCGAACGGATTCATAAAATGAAGGCCAGCCACAGCCTGAGTCAAACTTGGTGCCGGCAGTGAAGAGTTCGTTGCCACAGGCTTTGCAGGTGTAAATTCCGGCACGATCTTCATCAAGAAGATCCCCAGACCATGCTCGCTCCGTCGCTGCTTGGCGAAGTACTGCGTATTCTTCAGCCGAAAGTTCTGCTTTCCACTGTTCGTCGTCTTTTTCTACCTCGTATGCCATGAGCCCATTCTAAAGGAGTTGCCTGACGGGCTTTAAGCCCAGCGTCGAACTGCCCATTTCTCAAACAATCCCAACAGGGCATCTGTTGTTTTACCAAAGACAGCAAGCAAGATAATTGCAAGGATCACCCTGTCCGTCCGGCCATTGTTTTGAGAATCCAGGAGTAAGAATCCAAGTCCCGCCGAGGATGCAATCAATTCCGCTGCAACCAGGAATAGCCACGATTGAGCTAAGGCCAGGCGCAAACCAGAAATAACCGAAGGAACTACTGCCGGTAATTGCACAGTTCTGAACAGTTGATAGCCAGATAAACCGAATGCTCGACCGGCTTCCACTAATTGCTTATCTACGTGACGAAGTGCCGCGGCAACAGTTGTGTAGACCGGAAAGAATGCACCAATTGCAATCAGCGTAACTTTGGATTCTTCGCCGATCTTCAACCACAACAGCAGCAACGGGACCCAAGCCAGGGACGGAACAGCGCGAATTGCGCCAAAGGTAGAGCCAAAGAAGTAGTCCCATACTTTGGCGAGACCAACAATGGCCCCGAAGATCAAACCAAGCGTGGCACCAATACTAAAGCCGAGGAGTACGCGTTGGACTGAAATGCCAATGTAGGGCCCAAGCTGCCCACGTTGAATGAGGTCAATAAATGCCTGCCATACCATCACCGGTGAGGGAAGCTGCCCTACGGTGAAGACTCCCAGCATTGTCGTAATTTGCCACAGCAACAAAATTGACAGCGGCAAAATGGAGCTGATGAGGATTCGGCCAGCTCGTGTAGATGTCAGAGGAGCACGACGAACTGATCCCCCACCCTTGTGGGCTTTCTTCCCCCGAGCTTGTGCTCTGAGTGTGGGATCAGTCGTCGTGCTCATACTTCGTATTCCTTAGTGAAACTCTGACTTACTTTGCTTCTGCAGCTTCAGTAGCCTTCACGTCGATTTCCTTGTAGGACTTCTTGATGAATTTGGTGTCATACAGAGTCTTGAGTGCTTCATCGACCTGTGCTTGGGTAGCTACGTCACCATTAGCAACAAAGACCTTGCCAATTCCCTTGAGAAGCTTGGTCTGCTTCTTTCCAGGAATGGGGTTGATATCGATGAGTGTGCGCTCAGTAATGACCTTCTTGGCTACTGGAACGGACAGACCCGATGCTGCAGCAAGAACTGCGTAGGTTGCGTCAGGGTTAGCAATTGCGTACTGACGTGCCTGCTCGTAGACGTTGGTCACGATCTGAGCAACATCAGGCTTGTCCGCTATGAAGGATTCCGTGGCGTTGAGGAAGCCGTAGCTCAGGAAATCAACGTTGCGGTAAATCAGCTGAGCACCTTCGGTTTCCGCACCAGCAAGGATGGGGTCAAGGCCTGCCCATGCGTCAACTGAACCGTTGAACAGTGCGGTCTTACCATCTGCGTGAGCGAGGTTCTCGATAGTGACAGTTGCTGGGTCAACGCCAGCTTCCTCGAGTGCCTGGAGCAGGAAGAAGTAGGGGTCGGTTCCCTTTCGTGCAGCTACCTTCTTGCCTTCCAAATCAGCAACGTCCTTGATCTTGGAGTCTGGTCCAACAGCAAGAGCGGCCCATTCAGGCTGGGTGTAGATTTCGATGGTTTTAATTGGTGAACCGTTCGCACGTGCGAGAAGCGCGGCAGAACCAGCAGTAGATCCAACATCGAGAGCACCGGCAAGTAGCTTTGCGTTAGCGTCAGCTGAGGACAGGGACTGAACCCAGTTGACCTTGATTCCGGTTTCAGCAAGTTCTTCTTCCAACCAGCCGTAGTTTTTGATCAAGAGAGACAGCGGGTTGTAGGTCGCGAAGTCAATGTTGAGGGTTTCACCGGTACGGTCAACAACCGCAGCAGCTTCTTCGGTGACAACAGGCTTAGGCTCACTAGCGCAGCCAGTCAGCACTAAAGCGAGTGTTGCAATGCTGGCTGTGACAGAGGCGAGTAGGGATTTTTTCTTCATGATGTGTTTCGTAGCTTTCGGATATAGGTAATGAACAAAGAAGTTTTAGATGCTGAAGGTGCTCGTCGTGTGACGATCGACACCTAGGCCACCAAGCAGTTGCGCTCGGAGTTCAGCTAGTTCTGCGGAGCCACGGTCGCGAGGTCGGCCACCTGGAACTTTCAGTAGTTCCGTAATGGTCGCACCGGGCTCCTCGGGCATTCGTCCCAGCAAAACAATGCGGTCAGCTAATTGGAGGGCCTCGTCGACATCGTGCGTGACCAACAACACTGTTGTGGGTGCTGCCTCGTGAATGTCGAGAAGCAAATCTTGCATTTTGAGCCTGGTGAGCGCATCGAGTGCACCAAAAGGTTCATCCAATAAGAGAACTCCAGGGTTGCGGGCTAGTGCACGTGCCAGTGACGCTCGCTGAGCCATCCCACCAGAAATTTCTCTGGGGCGTAAATGTGAGGAAGGTGCTAAACCGACGAGTTCAAGAAGTTCAGCAACCCGTTTCTCACCTGCTGCTTTGTCGAGACCATGCGGGAGTCCCAGAGCAACATTTTGTTCAACAGTTCGCCAAGGAAGTAACCGGGGTTCCTGGAAAGCAAAAGCACAACGAGGATCAATGCCCTCGACTGGGGTTCCATCGATGCTCACATTTCCGGTGAATCCAGTGTCGAGCCCGGCTGTGATGCGAAGCAAAGTTGATTTACCGCAGCCACTAGCACCAAGAATGGCAACAAGCTCTCCTGGCTCAACTGTGATGTTGATGTCTCGAAGCACAGTGCGGGTTTCAGCAGAATCCTTGCGACGAGTGTTCGCCGCCTCAAAACTGCGGCCGACTCCCTCAAAGCGCACCTCAAATGCCGTGTTGGTCACGGCATGAGGTGTGGAAGTGGTGGAGGCCATGTGTTTCACAGTAGGGAGAACACAATGATGGCTGCGAATTGAAAAGAAACGTGACGTAACTGAGTTACGTCAGATTACGAAAATCTCTCATTTTCGTCATAAATGAGCGCAAATAACTGAAATCTCCGGGGTCAATGATTTTCCTGAATTGTTACGCAACATTCCTTAACAACGAATTGTGACGTAACAATTCGAGGAAAAGTTGGCGCTGCACATAAGCATTGTTATGTTCTTCACAACATGTTTATCCCTCGCTTGTGTTGTTGTTGTTGTCGCTAGTTCTGAACTGAACTAGCTCATTAGCGTGCCTCTGAGTGCACGGCCCTTTTCCACAACAACGCTCTCG
Coding sequences:
- a CDS encoding cation:proton antiporter codes for the protein MHDETWMLIEVGALLLGLSLLGRVAIRFGQSPIPLYMTAGLIFGSGGILPLNASTDFLSSGAELGVVLLLLMLGLEYSPTELVGNLKSSAKSGIWDAALNALPGALFALLLGWGPVAALAMAGVTWVSSSGVIAKVLRDLGRLGNRETPIVLSVLVLEDLAMAFYLPILSAVVVGASLAQGAITVAIAVGSVSVVLFLAVRQGKKLSRIFSAEQPESLLLGVLGLTMLVAGLAATVQVSAAVGAFLVGIALSGQVAHNAEKLLAPLRDLFAAIFFVFFGLTTNPADIPQVFIPALILAIITMSTKVATGYLAAKSAGIGRPGRWRTGVALMPRGEFTVIIAGLAVSAGIQPLIAPMAATYMLITVISGPVLARITDTAWFKQRMKNAAKREGALAGSSKSVAP
- a CDS encoding tyrosine recombinase XerC → MRIDSALDGFMQYLSAERGYSEHTIKAYYSDLKDLSSFAERKNREAVSDVTLDFLRDWLYESAQAGLSKTTLARRTASARSFTQWLRRQGFLETDPGSRLKSPKADQSLPRVISQPQLQDVFDFLTSNAAEGEPAALRDLAIVELLYASGLRVSELVGLNLGDVDLDRLTVRVLGKGSKERVVPFGNPAATALSDYLVRARTVLLEGKPATSAFFVGARGGRLSTRAVYGLVASLLEPLGGSGPAGPHALRHTAATHLLDGGADLRIVQEMLGHASMGTTQIYTHVSMERLTSSYQQAHPRA
- the dprA gene encoding DNA-processing protein DprA is translated as MTTICGLHESAVTEYMKPVRQQDSNSSEIATSFSRAVWGTLAEAGDRVAGLLVSAVGAHDSIELLIQRLTAHEIARIVQSRIEIQQEFPDLVEDIAEGVQRWIPRLSSRDALNAVVHAAHLGAFLLTPEDEDWPRGLDDLAAHAPLGLWARGNRDAVSKFTRSLGVVGARASTGYGEHVTMETVAAIAQQDIAIVSGAAYGIDGMAHRSALAVGGTTMAFLAGGVDRFYPSGHDALLGRIMESGLVLAESPCGYSPTKWRFLLRNRLIAASTQATVVMEAGWRSGSLNTANHAASLGRPLGVVPGPITSASSAGCHRLLREYDAICVTTAAEMCELLPGHTPPADEHEDVE
- a CDS encoding DUF2469 domain-containing protein — protein: MDEEDFDDYDREAELALYREYRDVVGQFSYVIETERRFYLANEVDVKRIDAEHDFYFELTMTDVWVWDVYRADRFVKSVRVLTFKDVNVEELSSKEFELPKELALDE
- a CDS encoding ribonuclease HII, encoding MPAEPSLQVETEMFASGAKLIIGIDEVGRGAMAGPVMVGVCAISPSVTEFPTGLRDSKLVSEKKRTALFPQVQAWAPTAVGEASALEIDEMGITACLGLAAKRALALLHHGGVSVGEATVLLDGSHDWLNPALSSKLSVVTRVKADQDCAVVSAASIVAKVTRDELMLSLDREHPEYGWASNKGYGAALHMQAIKTRGLTPYHRASWVK
- the lepB gene encoding signal peptidase I, yielding MTDTTTQTRHPWRSVLFFLRDVLVIFGIAIVVSFVVKTFLIRSFFIPSASMEQTLMIDDRVIVNELVPQVVSVEHGDIVVFKDPGGWLPARPPVEVSPTQAGVEWVLSLFGLASPDSNDHLIKRVIGMPGDTVQCCSAEGQIIVNGVPISEPYITLPPGETRASAIDFNVTVPANSLFVMGDNRYNSKDSRYNTETPSKGFVGLDHVVGRAFVLSWPMSRWEWLSNYPEVFADVPPAPAAQ
- the rplS gene encoding 50S ribosomal protein L19, translating into MHILDAVDAPSLRSDIPEFRAGDTVKVHVNIIEGNRSRIQVFQGVVIGRSGEGVRETFTVRKVSFQVGVERKFPVHSPVIDHIEVVSRGDVRRAKLYYLRNLRGKKAKIKEKRDF
- the trmD gene encoding tRNA (guanosine(37)-N1)-methyltransferase TrmD — protein: MRIDIVTIFPEFFATLDVSLLGKARQSGLIQTHVHDLRDVTTDKHRTVDDTPYGGGAGMVMKPEPWGDTLDAILADSESSQRPILIVPSPAGEPFTQAVAKELSHEEQLIFACGRYEGIDQRVSDHFATRMTVRPISLGDYVLNGGEVASLAMIEAIGRLIPGMVGNPDSLVEESHEDGLLEYPSYTKPAVWRDLEVPEVLLSGNHAAIAAWRHEQQLERTKRMRPDLLPE